The following are from one region of the Nicotiana tomentosiformis chromosome 7, ASM39032v3, whole genome shotgun sequence genome:
- the LOC104086650 gene encoding GBF-interacting protein 1 isoform X3 — protein sequence MNSNSKSGNSGVVGVGARVSIPSSVRKTIQDIKEITGNHSEDEIYAMLKECSMDPNETAQKLLFQDTFHEVKRKRDRKKELQNSIKESAESKWKAGTQGRGNKGSRGNLTSRHVSHDAGAGKNGKDSYLCVYVLSDAGAGKNGKENLTNHFLDKSVGLSSVPNVEAKNISSSSSAATNGPSGLASGSDIIVQNAHASARRGIKQFEAYAGAGSGVQTTPADASKIPKVATGNRDVHGQRRPNSVNSSRTLSSPPPSGAHLSASDPVLLPSQDSRPAGVVGTVRREVGSQHSPVERASSNSNGSKKTTDIQVKMPSKFQGPGKNQLQEFSQTASSIHGGSSVSRPSSNYNNRSQTIGTQKAGPCKEWKPKPVNNNLAQGSALAAASSGVSMVSVEVNTLLQPPAAVPETKEDTAELQKKLEESHISDVEHVIIPNHLHVPEVEKLGFCFGSFDTSFSLVTSTNNAPEHDGSPPIPEASECIEEAASEQPPSNQNASTAVEDTDYSYQPPPSHGQESFSAKGDDISSSAPECSESKPETLQSGQQYSVVHTSPNYNFGFVPPMLGNQLAPFDSSESQPRDVSRLPNFLVQQPIDPTNYYAQFYRSSADTDGRISPFHSAGVSTQYNGGVAVVPPQTSQSSQEGGNTLALSTAAPTPLVTQAAGLMQSSLAVPQQPVPVFRQAAGMHLPHYHPNYIPYGHYFSPLYVPPTAIHQLLSNGAFSQQPQAGGVYPPPPSAAARYSLSQYRPGANVGNSAHIGVPGTYAPYGSSPVNYNPSSATTTGNPAPNEDLSASQFQDSNVYVSGQQSESSGVWINAHNRDLSSLQASSFYNHPQGQVALTPNQPGHGNFAGVYHPAQPVTASTVHPLMQQSQTMAGPVDMVGPTANVYQRPQHSQINWPSSY from the exons ATGAATAGCAACAGTAAGAGTGGTAACAGTGGTGTTGTTGGAGTAGGAGCTAGGGTTTCAATCCCGAGCAGTGTGAGGAAAACGATCCAGGATATAAAAGAGATCACTGGAAATCACAGTGAAGATGAGATATATGCAATGCTCAAAGAATGCTCTATGGATCCCAACGAAACTGCTCAAAAACTCCTCTTTCAAG ATACATTCCATGAAGTTAAAAGGAAGCGTGATCGAAAAAAGGAG CTTCAGAATTCAATCAAGGAATCTGCTGAATCAAAGTGGAAAGCCGGCACGCAGGGCAGGGGGAACAAAGGGAGTCGTGGAAATTTGACTTCTCGTCATGTTTCACATG ATGCAGGTGCTGGAAAGAATGGGAAAGACTCATACTTATGTGTGTATGTTTTGTCAGATGCAGGTGCTGGAAAGAATGGGAAAGAAAATTTGACCAATCACTTTCTTGACAAGAGTGTCGGCTTATCTTCTGTGCCTAATGTTGAGGCAAAAAatatttcaag ctcatcaagtgccgctactAATGGGCCTAGTGGTCTAGCTTCCGGGAGCGACATCATTGTACAAAATGCTCATGCATCTGCAAGAAGAGGAATTAAACAATTCGAAGCATATGCAGGTGCTGGCTCTGGTGTGCAGACAACTCCTGCTGATGCAAGCAAAATCCCAAAAGTGGCTACGGGAAATAGGGATGTACATGGGCAGAGGAGGCCAAACTCCGTCAATTCTTCAAGAACTCTATCTTCACCACCTCCATCAGGAGCTCATCTCTCAGCTTCAGATCCTGTGCTCTTGCCATCTCAAGATTCACGACCCGCTGGTGTAGTAGGCACAGTTAGAAGGGAAGTTGGGAGCCAGCATTCTCCAGTTGAACGTGCTTCTTCAAACTCAAATGGGAGTAAAAAGACTACTG ATATACAAGTGAAGATGCCAAGCAAATTTCAGGGGCCTGGAAAGAATCAACTTCAAGAGTTCTCGCAAACTGCTTCTTCAATCCATGGTGGTTCTTCCGTTAGCAGGCCTTCGTCTAATTACAACAATCGATCACAAACGATTGGTACACAAAAAG CAGGTCCTTGTAAGGAATGGAAGCCAAAGCCTGTTAACAATAATCTAGCTCAGGGGTCTGCTCTTGCAGCTGCTTCGTCTGGTGTTTCTATGGTCTCTGTTGAAGTCAATACACTGTTGCAGCCTCCTGCTGCTGTTCCTGAAACAAAAGAAGATACTGCAGAGCTGCAGAAAAAGTTAGAGGAATCACACATTTCAGATGTTGAGCATGTAATTATCCCTAACCACCTTCACGTCCCTGAGGTTGAAAAACTTGGATTCTGTTTTGGAAGTTTCGACACTAGCTTTAGTTTGGTTACAAGCACAAACAATGCTCCCGAGCATGACGGAAGTCCACCAATTCCTGAAGCTTCTGAGTGCATTGAAGAAGCTGCAAGTGAACAGCCTCCaag TAATCAAAATGCATCAACAGCTGTAGAGGACACTGATTATTCTTATCAGCCTCCACCTTCACATGGACAGGAGAGTTTCTCTGCCAAAGGAGATGATATCTCATCCTCTGCTCCGGAGTGCAGTGAATCGAAGCCAGAGACTCTGCAGTCGGGTCAACAATATTCAGTTGTTCATACATCGCCCAACTATAATTTTGGCTTTGTGCCACCAATGTTAGGCAATCAGCTCGCGCCCTTTGATAGCTCTGAATCTCAACCTCGAGATGTTTCTCGTCTTCCAAATTTCCTT GTTCAGCAACCCATTGACCCAACAAACTACTATGCCCAATTCTACCGTTCGAGTGCTGACACTGATGGCCGCATTTCACCTTTTCATTCAGCGGGTGTTTCTACCCAGTACAATGGCGGTGTTGCTGTTGTGCCTCCACAAACTTCTCAATCTTCTCAAGAG GGCGGGAACACTCTTGCTTTATCTACTGCCGCTCCGACGCCACTTGTGACTCAAGCTGCTGGGCTTATGCAGAGTTCGTTAGCTGTACCACAGCAACCTGTCCCTGTATTTCGGCAGGCTGCTGGGATGCATCTGCCCCATTATCATCCGAATTATATTCCATATGGTCACTACTTTTCACCGCTTTATGTTCCACCAACAGCCATCCATCAATTATTAAGCAATGGTGCCTTTTCCCAGCAACCTCAAGCTGGCGGTGTATATCCACCTCCACCATCAGCTGCTGCCAGATACTCTCTTTCGCAATATAGACCAGGAGCTAATGTGGGAAATTCAGCTCACATTGGAGTGCCTGGCACATATGCGCCATATGGATCCTCTCCTGTCAACTATAACCCTAGTTCAGCTACAACAACTGGAAACCCTGCTCCCAATGAGGATCTTTCTGCGTCTCAGTTCCAGGATAGTAACGTCTATGTTAGTGGACAACAG AGTGAAAGCTCAGGTGTGTGGATTAATGCACACAATCGAGATTTATCTAGCTTGCAAGCAAGTTCCTTTTATAATCATCCTCAGGGTCAAGTGGCTCTAACACCCAATCAACCTGGACACGGAAACTTTGCTGGTGTTTATCACCCAGCACAACCAGTTACAGCATCAACTGTTCACCCACTTATGCAGCAGTCTCAAACGATGGCCGGTCCAGTTGATATGGTAGGACCAACAGCCAATGTCTATCAACGGCCTCAGCATTCACAGATTAACTGGCCAAGTAGTTACTGA
- the LOC104086650 gene encoding GBF-interacting protein 1 isoform X2 yields the protein MNSNSKSGNSGVVGVGARVSIPSSVRKTIQDIKEITGNHSEDEIYAMLKECSMDPNETAQKLLFQDTFHEVKRKRDRKKELQNSIKESAESKWKAGTQGRGNKGSRGNLTSRHVSHDAGAGKNGKDSYLCVYVLSDAGAGKNGKENLTNHFLDKSVGLSSVPNVEAKNISSSSSAATNGPSGLASGSDIIVQNAHASARRGIKQFEAYAGAGSGVQTTPADASKIPKVATGNRDVHGQRRPNSVNSSRTLSSPPPSGAHLSASDPVLLPSQDSRPAGVVGTVRREVGSQHSPVERASSNSNGSKKTTAKSDTGSVDIQVKMPSKFQGPGKNQLQEFSQTASSIHGGSSVSRPSSNYNNRSQTIGTQKGPCKEWKPKPVNNNLAQGSALAAASSGVSMVSVEVNTLLQPPAAVPETKEDTAELQKKLEESHISDVEHVIIPNHLHVPEVEKLGFCFGSFDTSFSLVTSTNNAPEHDGSPPIPEASECIEEAASEQPPSNQNASTAVEDTDYSYQPPPSHGQESFSAKGDDISSSAPECSESKPETLQSGQQYSVVHTSPNYNFGFVPPMLGNQLAPFDSSESQPRDVSRLPNFLVQQPIDPTNYYAQFYRSSADTDGRISPFHSAGVSTQYNGGVAVVPPQTSQSSQEGGNTLALSTAAPTPLVTQAAGLMQSSLAVPQQPVPVFRQAAGMHLPHYHPNYIPYGHYFSPLYVPPTAIHQLLSNGAFSQQPQAGGVYPPPPSAAARYSLSQYRPGANVGNSAHIGVPGTYAPYGSSPVNYNPSSATTTGNPAPNEDLSASQFQDSNVYVSGQQSESSGVWINAHNRDLSSLQASSFYNHPQGQVALTPNQPGHGNFAGVYHPAQPVTASTVHPLMQQSQTMAGPVDMVGPTANVYQRPQHSQINWPSSY from the exons ATGAATAGCAACAGTAAGAGTGGTAACAGTGGTGTTGTTGGAGTAGGAGCTAGGGTTTCAATCCCGAGCAGTGTGAGGAAAACGATCCAGGATATAAAAGAGATCACTGGAAATCACAGTGAAGATGAGATATATGCAATGCTCAAAGAATGCTCTATGGATCCCAACGAAACTGCTCAAAAACTCCTCTTTCAAG ATACATTCCATGAAGTTAAAAGGAAGCGTGATCGAAAAAAGGAG CTTCAGAATTCAATCAAGGAATCTGCTGAATCAAAGTGGAAAGCCGGCACGCAGGGCAGGGGGAACAAAGGGAGTCGTGGAAATTTGACTTCTCGTCATGTTTCACATG ATGCAGGTGCTGGAAAGAATGGGAAAGACTCATACTTATGTGTGTATGTTTTGTCAGATGCAGGTGCTGGAAAGAATGGGAAAGAAAATTTGACCAATCACTTTCTTGACAAGAGTGTCGGCTTATCTTCTGTGCCTAATGTTGAGGCAAAAAatatttcaag ctcatcaagtgccgctactAATGGGCCTAGTGGTCTAGCTTCCGGGAGCGACATCATTGTACAAAATGCTCATGCATCTGCAAGAAGAGGAATTAAACAATTCGAAGCATATGCAGGTGCTGGCTCTGGTGTGCAGACAACTCCTGCTGATGCAAGCAAAATCCCAAAAGTGGCTACGGGAAATAGGGATGTACATGGGCAGAGGAGGCCAAACTCCGTCAATTCTTCAAGAACTCTATCTTCACCACCTCCATCAGGAGCTCATCTCTCAGCTTCAGATCCTGTGCTCTTGCCATCTCAAGATTCACGACCCGCTGGTGTAGTAGGCACAGTTAGAAGGGAAGTTGGGAGCCAGCATTCTCCAGTTGAACGTGCTTCTTCAAACTCAAATGGGAGTAAAAAGACTACTG CAAAGTCTGATACTGGAAGCGTAGATATACAAGTGAAGATGCCAAGCAAATTTCAGGGGCCTGGAAAGAATCAACTTCAAGAGTTCTCGCAAACTGCTTCTTCAATCCATGGTGGTTCTTCCGTTAGCAGGCCTTCGTCTAATTACAACAATCGATCACAAACGATTGGTACACAAAAAG GTCCTTGTAAGGAATGGAAGCCAAAGCCTGTTAACAATAATCTAGCTCAGGGGTCTGCTCTTGCAGCTGCTTCGTCTGGTGTTTCTATGGTCTCTGTTGAAGTCAATACACTGTTGCAGCCTCCTGCTGCTGTTCCTGAAACAAAAGAAGATACTGCAGAGCTGCAGAAAAAGTTAGAGGAATCACACATTTCAGATGTTGAGCATGTAATTATCCCTAACCACCTTCACGTCCCTGAGGTTGAAAAACTTGGATTCTGTTTTGGAAGTTTCGACACTAGCTTTAGTTTGGTTACAAGCACAAACAATGCTCCCGAGCATGACGGAAGTCCACCAATTCCTGAAGCTTCTGAGTGCATTGAAGAAGCTGCAAGTGAACAGCCTCCaag TAATCAAAATGCATCAACAGCTGTAGAGGACACTGATTATTCTTATCAGCCTCCACCTTCACATGGACAGGAGAGTTTCTCTGCCAAAGGAGATGATATCTCATCCTCTGCTCCGGAGTGCAGTGAATCGAAGCCAGAGACTCTGCAGTCGGGTCAACAATATTCAGTTGTTCATACATCGCCCAACTATAATTTTGGCTTTGTGCCACCAATGTTAGGCAATCAGCTCGCGCCCTTTGATAGCTCTGAATCTCAACCTCGAGATGTTTCTCGTCTTCCAAATTTCCTT GTTCAGCAACCCATTGACCCAACAAACTACTATGCCCAATTCTACCGTTCGAGTGCTGACACTGATGGCCGCATTTCACCTTTTCATTCAGCGGGTGTTTCTACCCAGTACAATGGCGGTGTTGCTGTTGTGCCTCCACAAACTTCTCAATCTTCTCAAGAG GGCGGGAACACTCTTGCTTTATCTACTGCCGCTCCGACGCCACTTGTGACTCAAGCTGCTGGGCTTATGCAGAGTTCGTTAGCTGTACCACAGCAACCTGTCCCTGTATTTCGGCAGGCTGCTGGGATGCATCTGCCCCATTATCATCCGAATTATATTCCATATGGTCACTACTTTTCACCGCTTTATGTTCCACCAACAGCCATCCATCAATTATTAAGCAATGGTGCCTTTTCCCAGCAACCTCAAGCTGGCGGTGTATATCCACCTCCACCATCAGCTGCTGCCAGATACTCTCTTTCGCAATATAGACCAGGAGCTAATGTGGGAAATTCAGCTCACATTGGAGTGCCTGGCACATATGCGCCATATGGATCCTCTCCTGTCAACTATAACCCTAGTTCAGCTACAACAACTGGAAACCCTGCTCCCAATGAGGATCTTTCTGCGTCTCAGTTCCAGGATAGTAACGTCTATGTTAGTGGACAACAG AGTGAAAGCTCAGGTGTGTGGATTAATGCACACAATCGAGATTTATCTAGCTTGCAAGCAAGTTCCTTTTATAATCATCCTCAGGGTCAAGTGGCTCTAACACCCAATCAACCTGGACACGGAAACTTTGCTGGTGTTTATCACCCAGCACAACCAGTTACAGCATCAACTGTTCACCCACTTATGCAGCAGTCTCAAACGATGGCCGGTCCAGTTGATATGGTAGGACCAACAGCCAATGTCTATCAACGGCCTCAGCATTCACAGATTAACTGGCCAAGTAGTTACTGA